The Edaphobacter flagellatus sequence CCTTACGGCAGGCGCGGGCGCATTTCCGTGGACCACCTCGGTCACGGTAGGCGTGACCCACTTCAGCGACCAGCGATTGAACGATGCGGTGGAGCACCTGCTGGAGCAGCTGGAGCGCAAGACCGGCGTGCCTCGTCAGCGCAGCATCATGACCAGCAGCGCCTCCAGCCTGGTGATCGACGTCGATGGGGCGGGCGAAACTGTTCAATCCATCGATGAGGACGAATCGTACACGCTGAGCGTCTCTGCCTCGGGCGTGAAGGTGCATGCCGCAACGGTAGTGGGCGCGATGCGCGGCATGACGACACTGCTGCAGCTGGTTCAGGTGAGCGGCAACGGCTTCGTCGTTCCTGCGGTTGAGGTTCAGGACTCGCCCCGCTTTCGCTGGCGCGGCCTGATGATCGATGCAGGCCGCCACTTCGAGCCGGTCGACGTCATCAAGCGCAACCTCGATGCCATGGCCGACGTGAAGCTCAACGTCTTCCACTGGCACCTGACGGAGGATCAGGGCTTCCGCATCGAGAGCAAGCTGTATCCGAAGCTGACCGGTTCGGGCTCCGACGGGCTCTATTACACGCAGGACGACGCCCGCGAGATTGTCGCTTACGCACGAGCACGCGGCATCCGCGTGGTGCCTGAGTTCGATATGCCTGGCCACACGCGCAGCTGGCTGGTCGGCTACCCGGAGCTTTCGAGCGATCCGGGGCCGTATACGCTGCGTCGCGAGTTCGGCGTCGAAGCTGTTGCGATGGATCCGACCAAAGAGAGCACCTACCAGTTCATCGATGCCTTCCTCGGCGAGATGGCGACCATTTTCCCCGATCCCTACCTGCACCTGGGTGGCGATGAGACTCCAGGGACGCAGTGGAAGAACAATGCGCGCGTTGTGGAGTTCATGAAGGCACACCACTTCAAGAACACCGAGGAGCTGCAAACGTATTTCTCGCAGCGTGTGCTGGAGATTGCCAAAAAGCATGGCAAGCACATGGTGGGCTGGGATGAGATTCTGAACCCGGCGCTGCCGACCGACGCCATCATTCATTCGTGGCGCGGTGCGAAGTCGCTGTCGGACGCCGTGCAACGCGGCAATCAGGGCATCCTCTCCAAGGGTTACTACCTCGATCACATCGACTCTGCGGAGGACTACTACCTCGTCGATCCTCTTCCCGCAGGGAACACGCTCACGCCGGAGCAGAGCAAACTCATACTCGGCGGCGAGGCCTGCATGTGGGGCGAGCATGTGAACGAGCTCTCGATCGACTCGCGCATCTGGCCGCGCACCGCAGCGGTTGCCGAGCGCCTGTGGTCACCCGCGAATGTGCGCGACGTAGACGACATGTATCGCCGGCTCGCGGTCGAATCGCTGCGCATCGAAGCTGTTGCCGGAACAACGCATCTGTCGCACGAAGGTGCAGCGCTGCGCGAGCTTGCAGGCACAGAAGACATCGCGGCGCTGCGCACCTTCGCATCGGCGATACAGCCAGTGCCCTTTGGCGAGCGCTACCATCAGCAGCACACCTCGGCGCTGACACCGATGAACAACCTTGTCGACGCCGTGCGTCCTGATCCAGCTTTGCGCCATCAGGTGAATGTGCTGGTGCGCGAGCTGCTGAAATCGCCGAAGACGAACGCGGAGGCACGCACGCAGCTCAGCCATATCTTTGCTACGTGGGCAGCCGCTGTTCCCACGGTTGAGGCACAGATGAACAACGCTCCTCTGCTGGCCACGGCACGGCCTCGCGCCCAGCAGCTGGCAGCGCTGGCACGCACCGGTCAGCAGGCGTTGGATTATCTCACTGGCAGCAAGAAGGCTCCGGCAGGATGGAAGCAGTCGAAGCTGGCAGAGATTGAGGAAGCGAAAAAGCCGCAGTCGATCGTCCGCTTCACCTTCCTCGATCCACTCCGCGATCTGGTGAATGCTGTGCAGTAGTTCGGTCTCAATTACAAAACAAACGCCGTGGCCCGCCGCCACGGCGTTTGTTTGTGCATCGCTACTTCAGAAAATCAACCAGCAGTGGATTCACCTTGTCGGCATGCGTCGTCAGCAGACCGTGTGGTGCGCCTTCGATAACGGCGAGTCTGCTGCCGCGAATCGCCCGCTGCAGTGGGCGTGCCGTGCCATCTATGGGCAACGTGCGATCTGCATCGCCATGGATGATCAGGGTTGGCACATCGATCCTGGCCACATCGGGACGGAAGTCCGTCCACCATGTCTTCACGCAGCTCACCGTACCGACGGGCGAGGCCATCGCGCCGATGTTCCAGCTATAGCGCAGGTCCTCCTCGGTCAGCCGCGATCCCAGAAGCGTATCCGCGTTGTAAAAATTTTCGAGAAACGATGTGAGGAAGGTCAGCCGGTCCTTCTTCGCAGCCGCTTCCAGCGTTGCGCGCACGCTGTCCTCGACGCCTCCAGGATTCTCCGGCGACTTCAACAGAAAGGGTGGCGTTGCCGAGATGAAGACGGCCTTCTCAACATTGGTTGTGCCGAATCTGCCCATGAAGCGCGCTACTTCGCCGCCACCCATCGAAAAACCGACGAGGGAGAATCGCTTCAGGTTGAGGTGCTTCGTCAGCTTGCAGAGGTCCTCGGTAAAGACATCGTAGTTGTATCCCATCGAGGTCTGCGACGACTGCCCGAAACCGCGTCGATCATAGGTGATGACACGAAGGCCGGCATCGAGCAGCGCGGCAATCTGCTTCTCCCACGAGCGTCCGCTCAGGGGAAAACCATGGATCAGAATGACCGGCTTTCCTGTGCCATGGTCTTCGAAGTAAATCTGTATATCACCTGCATCCCGTCCAACGGTAAGGTAGGGCATGGTCGTCTCTCCGTGCGCATCGTGGTCTGCGCAACTGTTGCGCAACATACTAAGACCGGATGTGGATTCTGCCCAACAAAATTTCGTTACAGTCCCAGATCGCTTAAACCGGGGTGATCGTCGGGCCTGCGGCCCAGGGGCCAGTGATACAGGCGCTCCTCCTCTTTGATGGCCAGGTCGTTGATGCTCGCGTGCCGCCGCAGCATCAGGCCATTCTCGTCGAACTCCCAGTTTTCGTTGCCATAGCTCCGCCACCACTGGCCGTTGGCATCGTGGCACTCATAGGCGAAGCGGACGGCGATTCTCGCACCGTCGAAGGCCCATAGCTCCTTGATCAGGCGGTAGTCCAACTCGCGCGACCATTTGCGCGTAAGGAACGCCACAATCTCGTCGCGCCCGTTCACAAACTCCGACCGGTTGCGCCATCGGCTATCGACCGTGTAAGCCAGCGAGACACGCTGAGGATCGCGCGTATTCCATCCATCCTCTGCCATGCGAACTTTTTTGATCGCGCTCTCGCGCGTAAAAGGCGGACCAATACGACCGGGGGCTTGCTGCGCCATGACTGTCTCCTTTACTTCGCCAATGCCTGTGCGATGGCCTTTTCCGCAAGCGGTGACATCATCGCGTATCCCTTCGCGGTCGGATGGACGCCATCGGCTGCAAGCTCCGGGTCAAGTCCACCATTCGCATTCGCCATCGCTGCGTAGTAGTCGAGATACACCAGCCCCTCGCGCTCGCATAGCGCCTTCAGCCTGGCATTCATCGCGCGAATCTTCTCCGCCGGCTGCACCTCGGGGCGCCAGCGATAATGGTCCGCCGGAAGAATCGATGCAATCACCATCTTGATATGGTTCACCTTCGCAACCGCCACCATCGATGCGAAGTTGTCCTCGATCATCTCCGGCGTCGACGGGCCGGTGTTGCCCGCAATATCGTTTGTGCCGGCGAGAATCACCACCACGGCAGGCTTCAGATGCACGACATCCTGCTCGAACCGTACCAGCATCTGCGGCGTTGTCTGTCCGCTGATGCCGCGGCCGATGTAGCCTTTGCCGGGAAAGAACTCGTCCGCATGCTGCGCCCATGCATCGGTAATCGAGTCGCCATAGAAGACGACGCGCTTCTCTCCCGCAGCAGGCGCAGGCAGCGCAGCATTGGCAGCGCGGTAGCGATCGAGTTGCGCCCAGTCGGCCAGCTTCTTCTGCATCGTGTCGATCTGTTTCTGCACATCAGGCGCAGCAGCCGTTGTGGCAGCGGGTGCTGCCGGAGCCGGAGTCTGCGCCGCTAACGTCATGCTCCCACACGCCATCACTGCCAACCAAACCGTTCGCATTCCCATTCGCACGCTCCTTATTCTTGCAAGCCAGCATAAATCGCCTGTGCCCCACCATGCAGAATCCTGCATGGAAGATTCCACATGGCTGGTTGTTGTAACCTTGTGATTCATCATGCAGCCCGGAATCTCCACTCACGTCTTCCTGTCGCAACGACTTCATCCGGGCCTGCTCGACGCGCTTCGAAGCTCAGGCGCTCGCACGATCGAGCTCTTCGCCGCACGCCACCACTTCGACTACACCGACCGCGCGCAACTGCGTGAGATCGCCACATGGTTCCGAGATACCGGCACGGGCGCTACGCTGCATCAACCCATCTTCACGCGCGAGCAGTCGGAGAACTGGTCACGGCACGTGCCGGCGACGCTCTCGCTCATCGCACCGGAGAAGAGCTACCGCATCGACGCCATGGACGAGGTGAAGCGCGCGCTCGAGACCGCCGAGATGATTCCCGTCTCTGCGATCACGCTACACCTTGGCCTCAAGGACGATGCCTGGGACACGCGTGCCATCGAGAACTCGATGACCGCCATCGAGCATCTGAAGGCATTCGCGCATCCACTGGGAGTGAAGGTGCTGCTCGAAAATCTGCAGAACGATGTCACCACGCCGGAACATCTGCTGGAGATTTTGAACGTCGGCCACTTCGACAACGTCGGCGTCACGCTGGACGTTGGCCACGCCTACCTCAGCGACACCGGCATCGACCAGGCCTTCGAGCTGCTGAAGCCGCGCATCGGCGAGCTGCACCTGCACGACAACCACGGCATGCGCGACGAACATCTCTGGCCCGGCTCCGGCGAGATGGACTGGGCGCACCTCGCAAAGCTGACGGCGACGCTGCCTGCCGAGATTCCCGGCATCCTCGAGATCGCACACGAGCTGAACGAAACTGCAGAGAACGTCACGGCAAAAGCGATCGCAGCCTTCGACCAGCAGGCACGCACCACGGACGGCCTTCTACAGTCGAACCCGAGCTAAACGTATTTCACCGCGAAGCCACAATCCCATACTTTTCTTCAAGAAATCGCTGTAATGCACGCGGCAGGGTGCCTGCCAGCTCCTGCCACGTCAACAGCTTCAGCCTGCTCTGAAAGCTCAGACTGCGCACGGCACGCATGACGCCGAACCACTCCTCGACCAGGTCTCGCCGCCGCCCATCGCACAGCACCGCAAACGAGCAACCCTTGCTGTACGCAGCCAGCGCTCCACGAATCAACTGATACCCACGCACGCATCCGTTGCCGCTGCGCTGTAACGTATCCACATCAAAGACTTCAGCCAGAGCGCTGTATCGAAGCAGCAGCCGCACTGGCGCTGTCTGGAAGCCGGTCTCTGTCAGCTTCGCCTCCACCAGCAGATCGCCCAGACACATATCGACCTCCGTGCGATCGATGCCTTTCTGTAACGGTATGCCGACACGAACACCAAACTCGGGCACCAATCCATGATCGACGCCAAGCAGCCCACACACCTCAG is a genomic window containing:
- a CDS encoding beta-N-acetylhexosaminidase — its product is MNRALVLTATLLMSSVSFAQPFTNTLMPQPSHLTAGAGAFPWTTSVTVGVTHFSDQRLNDAVEHLLEQLERKTGVPRQRSIMTSSASSLVIDVDGAGETVQSIDEDESYTLSVSASGVKVHAATVVGAMRGMTTLLQLVQVSGNGFVVPAVEVQDSPRFRWRGLMIDAGRHFEPVDVIKRNLDAMADVKLNVFHWHLTEDQGFRIESKLYPKLTGSGSDGLYYTQDDAREIVAYARARGIRVVPEFDMPGHTRSWLVGYPELSSDPGPYTLRREFGVEAVAMDPTKESTYQFIDAFLGEMATIFPDPYLHLGGDETPGTQWKNNARVVEFMKAHHFKNTEELQTYFSQRVLEIAKKHGKHMVGWDEILNPALPTDAIIHSWRGAKSLSDAVQRGNQGILSKGYYLDHIDSAEDYYLVDPLPAGNTLTPEQSKLILGGEACMWGEHVNELSIDSRIWPRTAAVAERLWSPANVRDVDDMYRRLAVESLRIEAVAGTTHLSHEGAALRELAGTEDIAALRTFASAIQPVPFGERYHQQHTSALTPMNNLVDAVRPDPALRHQVNVLVRELLKSPKTNAEARTQLSHIFATWAAAVPTVEAQMNNAPLLATARPRAQQLAALARTGQQALDYLTGSKKAPAGWKQSKLAEIEEAKKPQSIVRFTFLDPLRDLVNAVQ
- a CDS encoding alpha/beta fold hydrolase — translated: MPYLTVGRDAGDIQIYFEDHGTGKPVILIHGFPLSGRSWEKQIAALLDAGLRVITYDRRGFGQSSQTSMGYNYDVFTEDLCKLTKHLNLKRFSLVGFSMGGGEVARFMGRFGTTNVEKAVFISATPPFLLKSPENPGGVEDSVRATLEAAAKKDRLTFLTSFLENFYNADTLLGSRLTEEDLRYSWNIGAMASPVGTVSCVKTWWTDFRPDVARIDVPTLIIHGDADRTLPIDGTARPLQRAIRGSRLAVIEGAPHGLLTTHADKVNPLLVDFLK
- a CDS encoding SGNH/GDSL hydrolase family protein codes for the protein MRTVWLAVMACGSMTLAAQTPAPAAPAATTAAAPDVQKQIDTMQKKLADWAQLDRYRAANAALPAPAAGEKRVVFYGDSITDAWAQHADEFFPGKGYIGRGISGQTTPQMLVRFEQDVVHLKPAVVVILAGTNDIAGNTGPSTPEMIEDNFASMVAVAKVNHIKMVIASILPADHYRWRPEVQPAEKIRAMNARLKALCEREGLVYLDYYAAMANANGGLDPELAADGVHPTAKGYAMMSPLAEKAIAQALAK
- a CDS encoding PGN_0703 family putative restriction endonuclease, translating into MDALSSGGLRRELSARNLARAVDHEHEMTYGEVASVIYRGDEGAHGNFYAASYRAICARPEWARRLEKSYTASARVPRSQDRRRYELDCANSSDALLMNIFCCPRVLHRAEVCGLLGVDHGLVPEFGVRVGIPLQKGIDRTEVDMCLGDLLVEAKLTETGFQTAPVRLLLRYSALAEVFDVDTLQRSGNGCVRGYQLIRGALAAYSKGCSFAVLCDGRRRDLVEEWFGVMRAVRSLSFQSRLKLLTWQELAGTLPRALQRFLEEKYGIVASR
- a CDS encoding nuclear transport factor 2 family protein, giving the protein MAQQAPGRIGPPFTRESAIKKVRMAEDGWNTRDPQRVSLAYTVDSRWRNRSEFVNGRDEIVAFLTRKWSRELDYRLIKELWAFDGARIAVRFAYECHDANGQWWRSYGNENWEFDENGLMLRRHASINDLAIKEEERLYHWPLGRRPDDHPGLSDLGL
- a CDS encoding sugar phosphate isomerase/epimerase family protein translates to MQPGISTHVFLSQRLHPGLLDALRSSGARTIELFAARHHFDYTDRAQLREIATWFRDTGTGATLHQPIFTREQSENWSRHVPATLSLIAPEKSYRIDAMDEVKRALETAEMIPVSAITLHLGLKDDAWDTRAIENSMTAIEHLKAFAHPLGVKVLLENLQNDVTTPEHLLEILNVGHFDNVGVTLDVGHAYLSDTGIDQAFELLKPRIGELHLHDNHGMRDEHLWPGSGEMDWAHLAKLTATLPAEIPGILEIAHELNETAENVTAKAIAAFDQQARTTDGLLQSNPS